The genomic segment GAATCTcacgttcaaaaaattgaacgcttGGGGACAGGGGACAGGGATACTCCCGGTTCACAGCAGAACTCAGAAAATAACAGGGAGGAATGAGGGACAAATGAATGAGGGACATCAGCAACagcagctccttcccccccccacccatgtaTCTCCCccctgacagcagcagcagcagcaatggcgtctcctttcccccaccccacccctggacCTGCATTTCTCTGCCCCTGCACcctcctctgccttccccagcACCCGCTGTGGTTTCAGCCCGCAGCCTTACATGAGCCTGCAGCATGAAGCTGGAATCCCCACAGTCAGCAAAGTGACAAAGCAGCGAAGGGGTGGCTCCTTCCAGTGCCAATGCCACATGCTTCCAGTCAAAACATACAGGGTGGAGACAGTGTTGGCTGGAAGTGCATGGTATTGGTGCCGGAAGGATCCCGGCTGCAGGCTGAAACCATGGTTGGTGCTGGTGGGAGGTGCAGGAGGGCAAGAGGAGAGAGATGCGCtggtggtggagggtggggaaaaggagccaccactgctgctgttgGGGCCCAGAAGTCTCTCAGCAGAGAGTTGACCTGGGCGCCAAGAATGTACGGGCGAACTCCTTCCTCTGTTCGCACCTTCCATTTAGGTCGTGACAACAGAGGAATAGGAAAACCTGGGGATGTAGCGAAAGGGGGAGGGTTGAACACGTGCATGGGCAAACCACGTGCATTTTGATCTCACCGATTCGCTACATTCCTGGGAGAATAGAGCAACaaagcggccatgcgttaatggtcTATGAATGACAATATTTATGGTTAAAATGAGCCCTGGAGTggcatgaggtaactggcaaagaaCTTAATTGCTCCTCCAGtagtccagacaaagaaagagacagaatatTGATATGTGTAATACAAGTAAAAGTCTGAGTGATTGCTTTGATTAGTTGCTGGTAATTGCTGGTATAGATACTAGAATGTGTGGAAAATGTCAGAGGGTTTTTCTCAGGATGGGTGTGAGTCAGAAAGGAGATGCTTAATTCAAACTCCTCTGAATACCTGATGATGCCTGAGGAGTATCAGATATGCAAAAAACAGCTAGGCTTTGGTTGAATAGCCCTGATTACTAGTGATGGGATTACTAAAGTTCCCAATGTTTTCCAGGTGGCTGCCAGGAGTACTTGATTTAATATGCAAGGTAAGCTTTGCTAACTCCCACTGTCTTGTCAACTTTCCACAGCTTGGGCCTGGAGAAATGCAGAGTGACCTACTCCTGCCTGGCAACTCCAAGGTATCACACACCCATAAAGATGGATTTCAGATTTCTGGAATCTTTGGCCCACCCCtgtggaactagggctgttgattcggttcgtcccgaactgaaagacagatgaatttccctcgattcggcagtttttagttcggatggaaccgaactcaaaaaaggcaggaaaacggggagccaaatttggtgagttcagggtgttcagtgaataaattcggcaaattcagggtttggcgcaacagcataaccgtcagttagtaagcagcattctcccacagccaattggtggccaagcagggtcttcttctggccaatcagttgtgattgagctgctgcgcggcccggggagaaaaagagagagtatctgtttgtgtgagagagaaatccccatggggggtacgtgtgcacattcgctcctttccgtggctgcagggggtacattttttggggtagagcccccaaactttcagcgtagcttcaaaggacccttcttgcaagaaccaccaagttttgtaaagatgggatcgggggggggctgaaatatgggccctgaaaggggtccccccttaatgtgcatttttattccatttacagcacacattcgagccattgcgtggctgcaggaggcacatttttgggggtacagcccccaaactttcagtgtagcttcagaggagcttgcaagaaggctcctctgaagcttcgctgaaagtttgggggctgtacccccaaaaatgcgccccctgcagccatggaatggctctaATGTGAGCTGTAAATGGAacagaaatgcacattaaggggggacccctttcggggcccatatttttgggggccctgatcccatctttacaaaacttgggggtttttgCAAGAAGACAGAGTAGAAATTTAAATCCAGGTATCcgagtcctagtctgacacagtaACTGCTATATCATGCAGGCTACATTCCAAAATTAGCTTTAGCTGGGATACTGTTGAATGCTCAAgaatgtggctttaaaaaaaaaagagttgggcCCCTTTCAGAGAAAGGCAAGCaagaaatatcataaaataaataaataaatatatcaactCTATCTACAATTGACATATTTCAtatgtttaaaaaataacaaatagCTCTGACAGAATCAGCAAGCATTTTGTAACTGGACAAACTGATAAAATAGCAATCCTAAATTATTGAGAAAGGGCCAGTATCTGTACACTATCAAGCAATGGTATCTTAGAGAACTGCTGCCTCTCAGGGTAAACAACACTGAACCAAATGTTGTAAGGCAGCTAGTTTAGAACTCAATTAATTCTGGTGTAGCGACTTCCTGTCTTAAACCTGTACTCTTCCAGTATTAGTAATATGTCCTGGAATACACCAAGGCTGTGCTCGGATGCTGCAGTAGCTAGGGATGAAATCAAGACAGCCTTATGTCGAAAGTTCGGTTAACAATTCAAGATGTCAAAACATACACCTGGTTAGGGAATGCAGGGGGATCTGAAACCCTACTAAAATCTATGCAGGAGTGCAGGCAGATCAGTTGAAAGCAGAGGAAGAAGTAAGACACCCAGAAATGTAAGGATTATGTAAGAAAGTGGAGGCCAGAAGTTTAGCAAGTTTAGTATTGCTGAATTATATCACTAGGCAGGCCGATCTTTTGTCTAGCCTGCAGAGCTTGATCTGTCACCTGTCTCTTGTTCTTCTACTGTTATTCTCAGTAGTCTGTGTCCCAGAATCCTGACCACCGTGTTATTTTTCTTATGCTGTGTTTGTGCCAGAAAAAGAGCAAAGAGTTTCAGTAGTAGGATCTTGATGAGTCTGTCTAAGTGCAGTCATGAAATGGTTTATGGGGTGCCCATTCAGAAACACAAAGCCAGAGCCTACAAAGAATGTGGCTGTAACGTTACAGTGTGTCAGGCCAGGCAGAAATGGGTGGTCATGGAATTATTTAGGCAGTGGGATCTAGGCAGGACAAAAGTCACCAAACGCTAGTCTGAAGATGTTCAATGAAAGACAACCAAACAATGCCTGCCCCTCTCTAGACTAGTCTGTGTTAAGGATGGAAGTTCCAGACCTCAGAAATAGAAACAGAGGGCAAACCAAATTAGCCTATTTTCTATCTAAATGCTTTATAAAAAGCAAATTGAACGAAGATGCAAAATGGTAGGAGAAAATTGATTAAATTTATTAAaattgaataaaattaaaatgatatataattttaatataaCACCAGCTTTTACATCATTACCACATCCCTTTTCAGGCTTGCAAAATGGATTTTCAACACATTCAGTACAATTAGCTGTGATTGGTTTTACATTATTACAACAAATAAGTAGCAATTAAATCACTAATCAACACTAAGTACAAGCAAATAAGATTCTTGGAATAACTTTCACAAATtcagaagcttttaaaaaaattatggaaataacatttttctttcaTTATTCAGGTTGAACTCAATGTGTTTTGTTTGATACTGCAAAAGAAAATGGTCAAtttgatttaaaagaaaaaaagaaaagaaaaaatgcatCCAGCATACAGAagtccatctttaaaaaaaagaatttgggtATAGTTTGGGATATAGAGGCACCCAAATAAGTTATGTTGAAATGCATAAATCAGTTACTTTAAAATGTGTTTTGGATCAATTTAAATTATCTATATTCAGTacttggatgtgtgtgtgtgtgtgtgtgtgtgtgtgtgtgtgtgtgtgtgtgtgtgaagtgccttcaaggtGTAGCCagtttatggcaatcccatagagttttcaaggcaagagattaagcagaggtgttttgcattGTCTTCCTATCCAAagttttccttggtggcctcccatacaAATAATGACCCTGTttaacttctaagatctgatgagattgggctatactatattGGGCTATATCCTGCACTTGGATATAGATAATTTAAATTGATCCAAAATACATTAACCTGAAACAATTCCACATTGCTCTTTCCAAATCATAGGCTTAGATAGGAAtgagtggctgaacatggactgacacaaacaggacacagggtcttattccaagacactgaaagactggacaattctaccaactattttgtcagattgcacagagaagccattgaaattcataaacatcagaacaactttaacagaaaagaggagagtttaagaatgaataaggcttggcttcctgttctgaaaacctccagactaacaaagacaacattcaacaatagccatgcagattagctttggattacacacattaacagatcacttcaggatacaatggttccatattaacataccataccctcattagcacattatcttgatacttacaggacaatgattagcacattacttttgcaggacagtactcagctcaaacccaacccctttctgactatatattactcttcctacacaactgacactgagagacactgtccttcagtgttactactctgaagatgcctgccacagttgctggtgaaacgtcaggaaagaaaattccaagaccacggttacacaccccggataacctacaagaaccaatgaactctgaccgtgaaagccttcaacaatatttaggAATGAGTCAGTTTAAACTTAAATTCAGTGGCAAGGAAACTTTGGCATTCCTACCAAAGAAGACATTCTCCAGAGATGCATCTGATGATTATGTTCTGTTAAAAAGCATATTACTGATAAGCAAAATTGTATGACTTGTCACAGGAATAATCTTAAATGAGGTGAGTAATATTAAGACATCCGCAGAAAATGAGTGCCAGTTAGGGCCAATCTAGATATGAAGGGAAAGAAGGATGCTGCTCCAATTTAAAAGTAATCTAAAAATTCTATGAGGACCTGATCCTGCAATGCAGCAAGCTGAGGTGCTTTcgtctccccacccctgcttgtGCCTTTTCGAAGGCTGAAGGGTGCAGCCATTTCGGCCCTGGAAAAGGCACAGGGCAGGGGATACGAGTGCCTCAGCCCACTGCACTGCATTGcaggcagcattttaaaatcacttcaaAATGGCAGAGATTGCTCCATGGCAGACATAAGGATAGTTTGGCTCTTAGAGGGAAAGCCAGATGAAGTGAATGAATCTGTTGTTCATTTTCTGATTTGAGGATCATGTTCCTAACTACCTAGTTTAAACTTGTGCATTTGCAAACTGCTACAGAACTGTAGAAGTCAGCAGCAGCCACTTCAATTGATCTCTAGATCTGGGATTCCATTGAGATTCTGCTTAAAGTCACAAGAGCTTTTTCATAGGGTAACTCTGCCTCATTAGCTTGCTTAGTCATTTGGGCTGAACCTTCAGAAATTTCCGAATGGGTGATTAAAGCATCAGCACTACATGATCGAACTCTAAGTCCTGAAGATGATGTTCCAGGTTCTCCATCCTTTGCCTTTTCAAAAGTAGTGTATTCTTGCTCCTTCCTGTCTAGGTGCTTAGCACTGCAATAGGGAGCATAAACCTCGGTGGTTTCTTCAAACTGGAGGCAGTTGACTTTGTAGTATTTCTTCTTCATCTGCAAAACACCATTAAATCTGTGCCCCCAAAGTATTTCTCGTGGTACATATGAACTCCTTGACTGATGTGATGTTCCAGTAGAATCTCCAGTGTAGACAAATGTAACCAGGATCTCAAAGTTTTCTTTAGCCAGAGTTTTCCTGTCCAGATCATACAATGGACTGTCCTGGTTAATTTCATGTACAATTGTCACCGGGGTAGCAACAATGATCTGGTCATTTAATAATTTCAAATCCTTGTACTCCATTGTCATCCTTCCCACTCTGTCTTTCACATATCTCAAGAGCTGGGCTCTCACTGTGCCTTCTACCATATGATTAGGTCGGAAATCACCTACACGCCACATCAAGCAGAGTTTGCCATCTCTTAAGCCTATTGTGGCATAGTAGCTGAAGCGAATGGTCTGAGCTCGCTTTCGGGCAGTGGCCATTTTTGCCAAGGCAGCTCCAATTATGAACGTGTCAATGATACACCCTAACACTGATTGTAGGACAACTGTCAGAATTGCTGCAGAGCAATCTTCAGTGACACAACGGGATCCATAGCCAATGGTTGTCTGGGTTTCTAGGGAGAATAAGAAAGCCCCTGTGAAACTGTGGACATTATCAACACAAGGGGTGTTTTCATCATCAGGTGATAAGTCTCCATGCTGGAGCGCAATCAGCCAAAACACTAAACCAAAGAACAACCAGGAAAGGATGTAGGACAATGAGAAGATCACAAACATATGGCGCCATTTGATGTCCACTAATGTGGTAAATATATCAGTCACATAGCTCTCCCACTCCCCAAAGATGTGTTTGAAGTACACATTGCAGCTTCCATCTTTCTGGAGAAATCGTTTTTGCATTCTTTTTATCTCTGCTGAAAGGTTCTCTTGGTAACTCTGTGAGTGGCTGAGTTTATTCCCTTCCATGTTTATCAGCCTGTAGTTATCACTGGGTTCAGCCATGCTTCTTGAGTTCAGATTGTGTAATTAGATTAGGAGATACtaatttatctctctctcttcATTTATAACCTGTGGAAAACACCAAAGGGCACAACATTGATATTTTAGATT from the Euleptes europaea isolate rEulEur1 chromosome 1, rEulEur1.hap1, whole genome shotgun sequence genome contains:
- the KCNJ16 gene encoding inward rectifier potassium channel 16, which encodes MAEPSDNYRLINMEGNKLSHSQSYQENLSAEIKRMQKRFLQKDGSCNVYFKHIFGEWESYVTDIFTTLVDIKWRHMFVIFSLSYILSWLFFGLVFWLIALQHGDLSPDDENTPCVDNVHSFTGAFLFSLETQTTIGYGSRCVTEDCSAAILTVVLQSVLGCIIDTFIIGAALAKMATARKRAQTIRFSYYATIGLRDGKLCLMWRVGDFRPNHMVEGTVRAQLLRYVKDRVGRMTMEYKDLKLLNDQIIVATPVTIVHEINQDSPLYDLDRKTLAKENFEILVTFVYTGDSTGTSHQSRSSYVPREILWGHRFNGVLQMKKKYYKVNCLQFEETTEVYAPYCSAKHLDRKEQEYTTFEKAKDGEPGTSSSGLRVRSCSADALITHSEISEGSAQMTKQANEAELPYEKALVTLSRISMESQI